The Salmo salar chromosome ssa06, Ssal_v3.1, whole genome shotgun sequence genome window below encodes:
- the slc25a47a gene encoding solute carrier family 25 member 47-A isoform X2 — translation MSLPVTTVSMTSSVVFGMYRNCRQCLSQLRGGPGTPNTKLEIFLSGLAGGVATVTVMSPGDIVKVRLQCQTESLRARKGANLPKPKYRGPVHCLLTIVREEGVLGLYRGALPLMLRDGPSYATYFLTYSTLCEWFTPTGKKGPEWTGVMLAGGVAGMTGWTVGTPMDVIKARLQMDGARDIKRYKGFVHCITETVRVEGSGVFFRSLGINCLRAFPVNMVVFATYELLVGFLRTQPDTIEPPKLEFE, via the exons ATGTCCCTGCCTGTTACCACGGTTTCCATGACTTCCTCTGTGGTGTTTGGGATGTACAGGAACTGCCGTCAGTGTCTCAGTCAGCTGAGGGGAGGACCAGGAACCCCAAACACCAAACTAGAGATCTTCCTCTCCGGCCTGGCCGGGGGTGTGGCTACA GTGACAGTGATGTCACCAGGCGACATAGTGAAAGTCAGGCTGCAGTGTCAGACAGAGTCCTTGCGAGCCAGAAAAGGGGCCAACTTGCCCAAACCCAAGTACCGTGGCCCCGTCCACTGTCTCCTGACCATCGTcagagaggagggggtactgGGACTCTACAGGGGAGCTCTGCCCCTCATGCTGAGAGACGGACCGTCCTACGCCACCTACTTCCTGACTTACAGCACACTCTGTGAGTGGTTCACCCCGACTGGAAAGAAGGGACCAG AGTGGACAGGGGTGATGCTGGCTGGCGGGGTGGCTGGTATGACCGGCTGGACAGTGGGTACGCCCATGGACGTGATTAAGGCCCGCCTCCAGATGGACGGAGCCAGGGATATCAAGAGATACAAGGGCTTTGTCCACTGCATCACAGAGACAGTCAGGGTGGAGGGGTCAGGGGTGTTCTTTAGGAGCTTGGGTATCAACTGTCTACGTGCCTTCCCTGTCAACATGGTGGTGTTCGCTACCTATGAACTCCTGGTCGGCTTCCTCAGAACACAGCCTGATACTATAGAACCCCCCAAACTAGAGTTTGAGTAG
- the slc25a47a gene encoding solute carrier family 25 member 47-A isoform X1, translating to MHIADFAAGSIGGACGVAVGYPLDTVKVRIQTQKQFTGIWHCFITTLSKEGVHGFFKGMSLPVTTVSMTSSVVFGMYRNCRQCLSQLRGGPGTPNTKLEIFLSGLAGGVATVTVMSPGDIVKVRLQCQTESLRARKGANLPKPKYRGPVHCLLTIVREEGVLGLYRGALPLMLRDGPSYATYFLTYSTLCEWFTPTGKKGPEWTGVMLAGGVAGMTGWTVGTPMDVIKARLQMDGARDIKRYKGFVHCITETVRVEGSGVFFRSLGINCLRAFPVNMVVFATYELLVGFLRTQPDTIEPPKLEFE from the exons ATGCATATTGCCGATTTCGCGGCAGGATCCATTGGAG GGGCATGTGGTGTTGCTGTGGGCTATCCTCTTGATACAGTAAAG GTGAGGATACAAACTCAGAAGCAGTTCACTGGAATTTGGCATTGCTTCATAACAACGTTATCTAAAGAAGGG GTCCATGGCTTCTTCAAGGGGATGTCCCTGCCTGTTACCACGGTTTCCATGACTTCCTCTGTGGTGTTTGGGATGTACAGGAACTGCCGTCAGTGTCTCAGTCAGCTGAGGGGAGGACCAGGAACCCCAAACACCAAACTAGAGATCTTCCTCTCCGGCCTGGCCGGGGGTGTGGCTACA GTGACAGTGATGTCACCAGGCGACATAGTGAAAGTCAGGCTGCAGTGTCAGACAGAGTCCTTGCGAGCCAGAAAAGGGGCCAACTTGCCCAAACCCAAGTACCGTGGCCCCGTCCACTGTCTCCTGACCATCGTcagagaggagggggtactgGGACTCTACAGGGGAGCTCTGCCCCTCATGCTGAGAGACGGACCGTCCTACGCCACCTACTTCCTGACTTACAGCACACTCTGTGAGTGGTTCACCCCGACTGGAAAGAAGGGACCAG AGTGGACAGGGGTGATGCTGGCTGGCGGGGTGGCTGGTATGACCGGCTGGACAGTGGGTACGCCCATGGACGTGATTAAGGCCCGCCTCCAGATGGACGGAGCCAGGGATATCAAGAGATACAAGGGCTTTGTCCACTGCATCACAGAGACAGTCAGGGTGGAGGGGTCAGGGGTGTTCTTTAGGAGCTTGGGTATCAACTGTCTACGTGCCTTCCCTGTCAACATGGTGGTGTTCGCTACCTATGAACTCCTGGTCGGCTTCCTCAGAACACAGCCTGATACTATAGAACCCCCCAAACTAGAGTTTGAGTAG